One region of Gouania willdenowi chromosome 13, fGouWil2.1, whole genome shotgun sequence genomic DNA includes:
- the b3gat1a gene encoding galactosylgalactosylxylosylprotein 3-beta-glucuronosyltransferase 1 isoform X3, whose protein sequence is MPKRRDILAIVLIVLPWTLLITVWHQSAIAPLLAIHKACHHLVKEIFIIPERLAVRHHRLSDDGVEGKREAGGQAQDSKEYCASDKDIVEVVRTEYVYTRPPPWSDVLPTIHIITPTYSRPVQKAELTRLANTFLHVANLHWILVEDSQRRTPLVTRLLRETGLNYTHLNVETPRNYKLRGDTRDPRIPRGTMQRNLALRWLRETFNANSSQAGIVYFADDDNTYSLELFEEMRSTLKVSVWPVAFVGGLRYESPKVNAAGKVYGWKTVFDPHRPFAIDMAGFAINLRLILFKPQAYFKLRGVKGGYQESSLLRELVTLSDLEPKASNCTKEAGLGPVRREKSS, encoded by the exons ATGCCGAAGAGAAGAGATATTCTTGCCATCGTGTTGATCGTGTTACCTTGGACTCTGCTCATCACTGTTTGGCACCAAAGCGCGATAGCTCCACTTCTTGCCATCCACAAAG CCTGTCACCACCTAGTAAAAGAGATCTTTATCATTCCAGAGAGGCTTGCAGTCCGCCACCACCGGCTCTCAG ATGATGGAGTCGAGGGCAAGAGGGAGGCAGGAGGCCAGGCGCAAGACTCCAAAGAATACTGTGCATCGGATAAGGACATTGTGGAGGTGGTGAGGACGGAATATGTGTACACACGGCCTCCACCCTGGTCAGACGTGCTGCCCACAATCCACATCATCACCCCCACCTACAGTCGACCTGTTCAGAAGGCAGAGCTGACGCGACTAGCAAACACTTTCCTCCATGTTGCTAATCTGCATTGGATCCTTGTGGAGGATTCCCAAAGGAGAACGCCTCTGGTTACACGACTCCTCCGGGAAACAGGGCTGAACTACACCCACCTTAATGTGGAGACGCCCAGGAACTATAAGCTCCGAGGGGACACTCGGGATCCTAGAATTCCCAGAGGGACCATGCAGAGAAACCTGGCCTTGCGATGGCTGAGGGAGACGTTCAATGCCAACAGCAGTCAAGCTGGAATCGTCTACTTTGCTGATGATGACAATACCTACAGTCTGGAACTGTTTGAAGAG ATGAGATCAACTCTGAAAGTTTCAGTGTGGCCCGTGGCCTTTGTGGGTGGTTTGCGGTACGAGTCGCCCAAGGTCAACGCAGCCGGAAAGGTTTACGGCTGGAAGACTGTATTCGACCCCCACCGGCCTTTTGCTATTGACATGGCTGGCTTCGCCATCAACCTGCGACTCATCCTCTTCAAGCCACAGGCGTATTTTAAGCTGCGCGGGGTGAAGGGAGGCTACCAGGAAAGCAGCTTGCTCCGGGAACTTGTCACACTCAGTGACTTGGAGCCCAAGGCCTCCAATTGCACTAAG GAGGCTGGCCTAGGACCTGTGAGGAGAGAAAAGAGTTCTTGA
- the b3gat1a gene encoding galactosylgalactosylxylosylprotein 3-beta-glucuronosyltransferase 1 isoform X2: protein MPKRRDILAIVLIVLPWTLLITVWHQSAIAPLLAIHKERLAVRHHRLSDDGVEGKREAGGQAQDSKEYCASDKDIVEVVRTEYVYTRPPPWSDVLPTIHIITPTYSRPVQKAELTRLANTFLHVANLHWILVEDSQRRTPLVTRLLRETGLNYTHLNVETPRNYKLRGDTRDPRIPRGTMQRNLALRWLRETFNANSSQAGIVYFADDDNTYSLELFEEMRSTLKVSVWPVAFVGGLRYESPKVNAAGKVYGWKTVFDPHRPFAIDMAGFAINLRLILFKPQAYFKLRGVKGGYQESSLLRELVTLSDLEPKASNCTKILVWHTRTEKPVLVNEGKKGFTDPNVEI from the exons ATGCCGAAGAGAAGAGATATTCTTGCCATCGTGTTGATCGTGTTACCTTGGACTCTGCTCATCACTGTTTGGCACCAAAGCGCGATAGCTCCACTTCTTGCCATCCACAAAG AGAGGCTTGCAGTCCGCCACCACCGGCTCTCAG ATGATGGAGTCGAGGGCAAGAGGGAGGCAGGAGGCCAGGCGCAAGACTCCAAAGAATACTGTGCATCGGATAAGGACATTGTGGAGGTGGTGAGGACGGAATATGTGTACACACGGCCTCCACCCTGGTCAGACGTGCTGCCCACAATCCACATCATCACCCCCACCTACAGTCGACCTGTTCAGAAGGCAGAGCTGACGCGACTAGCAAACACTTTCCTCCATGTTGCTAATCTGCATTGGATCCTTGTGGAGGATTCCCAAAGGAGAACGCCTCTGGTTACACGACTCCTCCGGGAAACAGGGCTGAACTACACCCACCTTAATGTGGAGACGCCCAGGAACTATAAGCTCCGAGGGGACACTCGGGATCCTAGAATTCCCAGAGGGACCATGCAGAGAAACCTGGCCTTGCGATGGCTGAGGGAGACGTTCAATGCCAACAGCAGTCAAGCTGGAATCGTCTACTTTGCTGATGATGACAATACCTACAGTCTGGAACTGTTTGAAGAG ATGAGATCAACTCTGAAAGTTTCAGTGTGGCCCGTGGCCTTTGTGGGTGGTTTGCGGTACGAGTCGCCCAAGGTCAACGCAGCCGGAAAGGTTTACGGCTGGAAGACTGTATTCGACCCCCACCGGCCTTTTGCTATTGACATGGCTGGCTTCGCCATCAACCTGCGACTCATCCTCTTCAAGCCACAGGCGTATTTTAAGCTGCGCGGGGTGAAGGGAGGCTACCAGGAAAGCAGCTTGCTCCGGGAACTTGTCACACTCAGTGACTTGGAGCCCAAGGCCTCCAATTGCACTAAG ATACTCGTTTGGCACACAAGAACAGAGAAACCTGTCCTTGTAAACGAGGGGAAAAAAGGATTCACAGACCCCAATGTGGAGATTTGA
- the b3gat1a gene encoding galactosylgalactosylxylosylprotein 3-beta-glucuronosyltransferase 1 isoform X1 gives MPKRRDILAIVLIVLPWTLLITVWHQSAIAPLLAIHKACHHLVKEIFIIPERLAVRHHRLSDDGVEGKREAGGQAQDSKEYCASDKDIVEVVRTEYVYTRPPPWSDVLPTIHIITPTYSRPVQKAELTRLANTFLHVANLHWILVEDSQRRTPLVTRLLRETGLNYTHLNVETPRNYKLRGDTRDPRIPRGTMQRNLALRWLRETFNANSSQAGIVYFADDDNTYSLELFEEMRSTLKVSVWPVAFVGGLRYESPKVNAAGKVYGWKTVFDPHRPFAIDMAGFAINLRLILFKPQAYFKLRGVKGGYQESSLLRELVTLSDLEPKASNCTKILVWHTRTEKPVLVNEGKKGFTDPNVEI, from the exons ATGCCGAAGAGAAGAGATATTCTTGCCATCGTGTTGATCGTGTTACCTTGGACTCTGCTCATCACTGTTTGGCACCAAAGCGCGATAGCTCCACTTCTTGCCATCCACAAAG CCTGTCACCACCTAGTAAAAGAGATCTTTATCATTCCAGAGAGGCTTGCAGTCCGCCACCACCGGCTCTCAG ATGATGGAGTCGAGGGCAAGAGGGAGGCAGGAGGCCAGGCGCAAGACTCCAAAGAATACTGTGCATCGGATAAGGACATTGTGGAGGTGGTGAGGACGGAATATGTGTACACACGGCCTCCACCCTGGTCAGACGTGCTGCCCACAATCCACATCATCACCCCCACCTACAGTCGACCTGTTCAGAAGGCAGAGCTGACGCGACTAGCAAACACTTTCCTCCATGTTGCTAATCTGCATTGGATCCTTGTGGAGGATTCCCAAAGGAGAACGCCTCTGGTTACACGACTCCTCCGGGAAACAGGGCTGAACTACACCCACCTTAATGTGGAGACGCCCAGGAACTATAAGCTCCGAGGGGACACTCGGGATCCTAGAATTCCCAGAGGGACCATGCAGAGAAACCTGGCCTTGCGATGGCTGAGGGAGACGTTCAATGCCAACAGCAGTCAAGCTGGAATCGTCTACTTTGCTGATGATGACAATACCTACAGTCTGGAACTGTTTGAAGAG ATGAGATCAACTCTGAAAGTTTCAGTGTGGCCCGTGGCCTTTGTGGGTGGTTTGCGGTACGAGTCGCCCAAGGTCAACGCAGCCGGAAAGGTTTACGGCTGGAAGACTGTATTCGACCCCCACCGGCCTTTTGCTATTGACATGGCTGGCTTCGCCATCAACCTGCGACTCATCCTCTTCAAGCCACAGGCGTATTTTAAGCTGCGCGGGGTGAAGGGAGGCTACCAGGAAAGCAGCTTGCTCCGGGAACTTGTCACACTCAGTGACTTGGAGCCCAAGGCCTCCAATTGCACTAAG ATACTCGTTTGGCACACAAGAACAGAGAAACCTGTCCTTGTAAACGAGGGGAAAAAAGGATTCACAGACCCCAATGTGGAGATTTGA
- the b3gat1a gene encoding galactosylgalactosylxylosylprotein 3-beta-glucuronosyltransferase 1 isoform X4: MPKRRDILAIVLIVLPWTLLITVWHQSAIAPLLAIHKDDGVEGKREAGGQAQDSKEYCASDKDIVEVVRTEYVYTRPPPWSDVLPTIHIITPTYSRPVQKAELTRLANTFLHVANLHWILVEDSQRRTPLVTRLLRETGLNYTHLNVETPRNYKLRGDTRDPRIPRGTMQRNLALRWLRETFNANSSQAGIVYFADDDNTYSLELFEEMRSTLKVSVWPVAFVGGLRYESPKVNAAGKVYGWKTVFDPHRPFAIDMAGFAINLRLILFKPQAYFKLRGVKGGYQESSLLRELVTLSDLEPKASNCTKILVWHTRTEKPVLVNEGKKGFTDPNVEI; this comes from the exons ATGCCGAAGAGAAGAGATATTCTTGCCATCGTGTTGATCGTGTTACCTTGGACTCTGCTCATCACTGTTTGGCACCAAAGCGCGATAGCTCCACTTCTTGCCATCCACAAAG ATGATGGAGTCGAGGGCAAGAGGGAGGCAGGAGGCCAGGCGCAAGACTCCAAAGAATACTGTGCATCGGATAAGGACATTGTGGAGGTGGTGAGGACGGAATATGTGTACACACGGCCTCCACCCTGGTCAGACGTGCTGCCCACAATCCACATCATCACCCCCACCTACAGTCGACCTGTTCAGAAGGCAGAGCTGACGCGACTAGCAAACACTTTCCTCCATGTTGCTAATCTGCATTGGATCCTTGTGGAGGATTCCCAAAGGAGAACGCCTCTGGTTACACGACTCCTCCGGGAAACAGGGCTGAACTACACCCACCTTAATGTGGAGACGCCCAGGAACTATAAGCTCCGAGGGGACACTCGGGATCCTAGAATTCCCAGAGGGACCATGCAGAGAAACCTGGCCTTGCGATGGCTGAGGGAGACGTTCAATGCCAACAGCAGTCAAGCTGGAATCGTCTACTTTGCTGATGATGACAATACCTACAGTCTGGAACTGTTTGAAGAG ATGAGATCAACTCTGAAAGTTTCAGTGTGGCCCGTGGCCTTTGTGGGTGGTTTGCGGTACGAGTCGCCCAAGGTCAACGCAGCCGGAAAGGTTTACGGCTGGAAGACTGTATTCGACCCCCACCGGCCTTTTGCTATTGACATGGCTGGCTTCGCCATCAACCTGCGACTCATCCTCTTCAAGCCACAGGCGTATTTTAAGCTGCGCGGGGTGAAGGGAGGCTACCAGGAAAGCAGCTTGCTCCGGGAACTTGTCACACTCAGTGACTTGGAGCCCAAGGCCTCCAATTGCACTAAG ATACTCGTTTGGCACACAAGAACAGAGAAACCTGTCCTTGTAAACGAGGGGAAAAAAGGATTCACAGACCCCAATGTGGAGATTTGA